A stretch of the Clostridium botulinum genome encodes the following:
- the xerA gene encoding site-specific tyrosine recombinase/integron integrase: MYSTNSKDEVVIKIIGKLSLEFPELDQIKVRGLVEEVLYKYDILPQETALVVSDIEDKLDIYLATKKLDGLSPQTLKNYQYNLNIFANYLRKPLAAINAMDLRMYLATRCKNMKPSSVNGQISILKSFFGWLHMEEYIPQNPSLKLKQTKEPKRLRHALSEEEIELLRQACVTEREQALVEFLIATGCRLSEVVGVNKDDINWYEMSLNVIGKGNKERKVYFSTKAKILLKKYLLTRQDNNPALFATSRRPHNRLGKRSIQREVRNIADRAGMDKAVYPHLFRHSFATHKLNSGMSLPVIQHLMGHEDPSTTQIYAELSEENIKHEYKKIS; the protein is encoded by the coding sequence ATGTATAGTACAAATAGTAAAGACGAAGTTGTTATTAAGATTATAGGAAAATTATCATTAGAATTTCCAGAATTAGATCAAATAAAGGTTAGGGGATTAGTAGAAGAGGTATTGTACAAATATGATATATTGCCACAAGAGACAGCATTAGTGGTTAGCGATATAGAAGATAAGCTAGATATATACCTAGCCACTAAGAAGTTAGATGGACTTAGCCCACAGACATTAAAAAATTATCAGTATAACCTAAATATATTCGCAAATTATTTAAGAAAGCCATTAGCAGCAATAAATGCTATGGATCTACGAATGTATTTAGCTACTAGATGTAAGAATATGAAACCAAGTTCAGTAAATGGTCAAATATCTATATTAAAATCATTCTTTGGATGGTTGCATATGGAAGAATATATACCCCAAAATCCAAGTTTAAAATTAAAACAGACTAAAGAGCCTAAGAGATTAAGACATGCACTTAGTGAAGAAGAAATAGAGTTATTGAGACAAGCATGTGTTACGGAAAGAGAACAGGCATTGGTGGAGTTTCTAATAGCTACAGGGTGTAGATTAAGTGAAGTAGTTGGAGTAAACAAGGATGATATAAACTGGTATGAAATGAGCTTAAATGTGATAGGTAAAGGGAATAAGGAACGTAAGGTTTATTTTAGTACCAAAGCTAAGATTCTATTAAAAAAATATTTATTAACAAGGCAGGATAATAACCCAGCGTTATTTGCTACTTCAAGACGACCTCATAATAGGTTAGGTAAGAGGAGTATACAAAGAGAAGTTAGAAACATTGCAGATAGAGCAGGAATGGATAAGGCTGTTTATCCTCATTTGTTTAGACATTCATTTGCTACACATAAGCTTAATAGTGGAATGTCGTTACCAGTAATTCAGCATCTCATGGGGCATGAGGACCCATCAACCACTCAGATATATGCAGAATTATCTGAGGAAAATATCAAACATGAATATAAAAAGATTTCTTAG
- a CDS encoding tyrosine-type recombinase/integrase: MYENYINEYEDYLFEEEKSDNTIKAYKKDIEQFYEIVDKQNPASIAKKDIIVYKRALRSLKLSAYTINRKLTAISCYIKFLNTKKDFKIIVEIKKEKIQKQKCLKEILNKTDYRRMLYAAERAEDKRAVALFKCLYLTGMRISEVLQLTPEDIEEHKIYVLGKGSKERMVIIPVELKKAFVEYLAIRKDTGDKLFTGKCGNLNRQGAHCIIKKYASKAKVKLSKAHAHAFRHLYGILGIRERGLTMDEVADLLGHSDINTTRIYTRRTEEELIKIADKFE; encoded by the coding sequence GTGTATGAGAATTACATAAATGAATATGAAGATTATTTATTTGAGGAAGAAAAAAGTGATAATACAATTAAAGCTTATAAAAAAGATATAGAACAGTTTTATGAAATAGTGGATAAACAGAATCCAGCATCAATAGCTAAAAAAGATATTATAGTTTATAAGAGAGCATTAAGGAGTTTAAAGCTATCTGCATATACAATAAACAGAAAGCTTACAGCAATAAGCTGTTATATAAAATTTCTTAACACTAAAAAAGATTTTAAAATAATAGTTGAAATAAAAAAGGAAAAGATACAAAAGCAAAAATGTCTTAAAGAAATATTAAATAAAACAGATTATAGAAGAATGTTGTATGCAGCTGAAAGAGCAGAGGATAAAAGAGCAGTAGCGTTATTTAAGTGCCTGTATTTAACTGGTATGAGAATAAGTGAAGTACTTCAACTTACTCCAGAAGATATAGAAGAACATAAAATATATGTTCTTGGTAAGGGAAGTAAAGAAAGAATGGTTATTATACCAGTAGAACTTAAGAAAGCTTTTGTTGAATACTTAGCAATAAGGAAAGACACAGGGGATAAGCTATTTACAGGAAAGTGTGGAAACCTTAATAGACAAGGAGCTCATTGTATAATAAAGAAATATGCAAGTAAAGCAAAAGTAAAATTATCTAAAGCACATGCACATGCTTTTAGACATCTTTATGGAATCTTAGGTATAAGGGAAAGAGGCTTGACTATGGATGAAGTAGCAGACCTTTTAGGTCATTCAGATATAAATACTACTAGAATATATACTAGAAGAACAGAAGAAGAGTTAATTAAAATAGCAGATAAATTTGAGTAG
- a CDS encoding DUF4145 domain-containing protein produces the protein MASMVSKGLPREVQQALDIIRVTGNDSVHPGEINLEDNEDMVIKLFSILNFIVDKLIVEPKEMEEVFNWLPDSKKRAIEKRDKKNS, from the coding sequence ATAGCTTCTATGGTTAGCAAGGGATTACCACGTGAAGTTCAACAAGCATTGGATATAATAAGAGTAACAGGAAATGATTCAGTACATCCTGGAGAAATAAATTTAGAAGATAATGAAGATATGGTAATTAAATTATTTAGTATACTTAATTTTATTGTAGATAAGTTAATTGTAGAGCCAAAAGAGATGGAAGAAGTATTTAACTGGTTACCAGATAGCAAAAAAAGAGCAATTGAAAAAAGAGATAAAAAGAATTCTTAA
- a CDS encoding HNH endonuclease yields MTTTELVNWIRSLIQHKNIKAFYNSIHWLNKRAEALERDNNECQKCKAKGLYSEAQCVHHKEHVRKRPDLALTLSNLISLCNSCHDEEHPEKLRRKAKPQLNKERW; encoded by the coding sequence ATGACAACAACAGAGTTAGTAAATTGGATTAGGTCATTAATACAGCATAAGAATATAAAAGCTTTTTATAATTCTATTCATTGGTTAAATAAGAGAGCTGAAGCATTAGAAAGAGATAACAATGAATGTCAGAAGTGCAAGGCTAAAGGGTTGTATAGTGAAGCTCAATGTGTTCATCATAAAGAGCATGTAAGGAAAAGACCAGATCTTGCATTAACATTAAGTAACCTAATATCTTTATGTAATAGCTGCCATGATGAAGAGCATCCTGAAAAACTAAGACGTAAAGCAAAACCACAGTTGAATAAAGAGAGATGGTAA
- a CDS encoding P27 family phage terminase small subunit gives MNERENLTKSEKAYEDYISGMTYQKIADKFGVSINTVKSWQKRYKWTRECTQKRGASKKSVQKLGNILFDEIKKDLLKQLDSNGTYGKHYEDLISDYMSLWNIKNRLIEDIKERGVSVEWNNGKQHGRKKNDSISELNKTNAQMLKILSELGLKPIHQEDDYDDI, from the coding sequence ATGAATGAAAGGGAAAATTTAACAAAAAGCGAAAAAGCTTATGAAGATTATATTTCAGGTATGACATATCAAAAAATTGCTGATAAATTTGGAGTGTCAATTAACACAGTTAAATCGTGGCAAAAAAGATATAAATGGACACGAGAATGCACACAAAAAAGGGGTGCATCAAAAAAGAGTGTGCAGAAGTTGGGAAATATTTTATTTGATGAAATAAAAAAAGACTTATTAAAACAACTAGATTCAAATGGGACATATGGAAAACACTATGAAGATTTAATTAGTGATTATATGTCTTTGTGGAATATTAAAAACAGATTGATAGAAGATATCAAAGAACGTGGAGTTTCTGTAGAATGGAATAATGGCAAGCAGCATGGCAGAAAAAAAAATGATAGTATTTCAGAATTAAATAAAACCAATGCACAGATGCTAAAAATATTAAGTGAGTTAGGATTAAAACCAATTCATCAAGAAGATGATTACGATGACATTTAA
- a CDS encoding terminase large subunit domain-containing protein, producing MTFNQHIDEYIDLVESNKVVTNEDIKKAIKLVKEKLSQPNVIIKSEMIDKAIEKIEEYFKFKLLPWERFIIGLIHCYYDDDTLVWDTFFLYMGRGAGKNGFISGVSWYLTTSFHGIKEYNVDIVANSEKQAKTSFEDVYNVIDDNKKLSKAFYYTKEKIIYKRTRSYIKYNTSNARTKDGLRPACIIFDELHEYENYDNIRVFKSALGKKKNCRTFMISTDGYIRGGVLDDYLETSHLILEGENKNSRMMPLLYHLEKKEEVKDKALWEKANPSLRYFKDLQIVMDQEYIDMEFNIQLHTEFMTKRMNVPEGNKDVEVTSWENIFATNQPIPDLTGATCRVGIDYAKTTDFVVAGLLFKYKGKYYWISHTWVCKKCNDLVRIKAPLEEWASEKGGKLLTFIDGPEIPPETVANWLAEQAQKYNLTILGMDNYRYTLLAKALRVVGFDTDKKGTNNIKLTRPSDQMKIYPIINSEFTNHNIVWGDNPLMRWYTNNTCLKAEKYDNYTFGKIEPKSRKTDGFMAFIAAMCADGIELPDSGEIVDIDFGVYTY from the coding sequence ATGACATTTAATCAACATATTGATGAATATATTGACTTGGTAGAAAGTAATAAAGTTGTTACTAATGAAGATATAAAGAAAGCTATAAAATTAGTAAAAGAAAAATTATCACAGCCTAATGTAATTATAAAATCAGAAATGATTGATAAGGCAATAGAGAAAATAGAAGAATATTTTAAATTTAAGTTATTACCTTGGGAAAGATTTATTATAGGATTAATACATTGTTATTATGATGATGATACATTAGTTTGGGATACATTTTTTTTATATATGGGTAGAGGCGCAGGTAAGAATGGATTTATAAGCGGAGTATCGTGGTATTTAACTACTAGTTTTCATGGAATTAAAGAATATAACGTTGACATTGTTGCAAATTCAGAAAAACAAGCAAAGACTTCATTTGAAGATGTATACAATGTTATTGATGATAACAAAAAATTAAGTAAAGCATTTTACTATACTAAAGAAAAAATAATTTATAAAAGAACAAGATCTTATATAAAATATAATACTTCAAATGCACGAACTAAGGATGGCTTAAGACCAGCTTGCATAATTTTCGATGAACTACATGAATATGAAAATTATGATAATATAAGGGTTTTTAAATCTGCGTTAGGTAAAAAGAAAAATTGTAGAACATTTATGATAAGTACAGATGGATATATTAGAGGTGGTGTTCTAGATGATTATTTAGAAACATCACATTTAATACTAGAGGGCGAAAATAAAAATAGTAGAATGATGCCTTTACTTTATCATTTAGAAAAAAAAGAAGAAGTTAAAGATAAAGCTTTATGGGAAAAGGCAAATCCGTCATTAAGGTACTTCAAAGATTTACAAATTGTTATGGATCAAGAATATATAGATATGGAGTTTAATATTCAACTACATACAGAATTCATGACGAAAAGAATGAATGTACCAGAAGGCAATAAAGATGTTGAAGTAACTTCATGGGAAAATATATTTGCAACTAATCAGCCTATTCCGGATTTAACTGGAGCTACTTGTAGAGTAGGAATAGACTATGCCAAAACAACAGACTTCGTGGTGGCAGGATTACTGTTCAAGTATAAAGGTAAATATTATTGGATAAGTCATACATGGGTTTGTAAAAAGTGTAATGATTTAGTAAGAATCAAAGCACCATTAGAAGAATGGGCAAGTGAAAAAGGTGGTAAACTATTAACTTTTATTGATGGTCCTGAGATACCACCAGAAACAGTTGCTAATTGGCTTGCAGAGCAAGCGCAAAAGTATAATCTTACCATACTGGGAATGGATAATTATAGATATACACTACTTGCAAAGGCATTAAGGGTAGTAGGATTTGATACTGACAAGAAGGGCACAAATAACATAAAACTTACTAGACCGAGTGACCAAATGAAAATATATCCCATTATTAATAGTGAATTTACTAATCACAATATCGTATGGGGAGATAATCCACTTATGAGGTGGTATACAAATAATACTTGTTTAAAAGCTGAAAAATATGATAATTATACCTTTGGTAAGATTGAACCTAAGAGTAGAAAGACAGATGGATTTATGGCTTTCATAGCTGCAATGTGTGCAGATGGAATTGAATTGCCTGATAGTGGAGAAATAGTGGACATAGATTTTGGAGTATACACTTATTAA
- a CDS encoding UPF0147 family protein, which translates to MDPNNKYNEKSLTCKVSIKDTDIFKDILNIIKDITEDKRIPRPVRKEYKQKIMPLVKKDKSYK; encoded by the coding sequence ATGGATCCAAATAATAAATATAATGAAAAGTCTTTAACGTGTAAGGTCAGTATAAAAGATACGGATATATTTAAAGATATATTAAACATAATAAAAGATATAACAGAAGATAAGAGAATACCCCGTCCAGTAAGAAAAGAATACAAACAAAAAATAATGCCACTAGTAAAAAAAGATAAGTCTTATAAATAA
- a CDS encoding phage portal protein — MKIIDWIRDFFGAEKDTLYLTDKALKQEMKLAIETFAISSAISFIANAISKCEFKTYVNGNEFKGDEYYLWNIEPNKNQNSSQFIQELISKLLFNNECLVIESNGQLIIADSFNQREYALVENIFEDVKRKDYTFKRTFKMSEVLYFKYSNDEVRKLLSNLLQGYNKLLNMAIGKYRRSGGRKGILDLESTATGDPKFQERFNDLMNDKFKQYFDAENAVLSLHKGFNYQEQNGEGNKKSTSEIVDISTITKEAFERAAQAFKIPPALLRGDIADIGKITENCLTFCIDPLVCILAEETNRKRYGKSAFLKGSYLKIDTTCIKHIDLFSISEAFDKLIASGGYSIDELRIKAGDTALNEDWSKKHWMTKNYSDIENVEGGKNVE, encoded by the coding sequence TTGAAAATTATAGACTGGATAAGGGATTTTTTTGGGGCAGAAAAAGATACATTATATTTAACTGATAAAGCTCTTAAGCAAGAGATGAAGCTTGCAATAGAAACTTTTGCAATATCTTCGGCAATTAGCTTTATAGCTAATGCAATAAGTAAGTGTGAATTTAAAACCTATGTAAATGGTAATGAGTTTAAGGGAGATGAATATTATCTTTGGAATATTGAACCTAATAAGAATCAAAATTCTAGTCAATTTATACAAGAGCTTATTTCAAAGTTACTATTCAATAATGAGTGCCTAGTTATAGAAAGTAATGGTCAATTGATAATAGCAGATAGTTTTAATCAACGTGAATATGCGTTAGTAGAAAATATTTTTGAAGATGTAAAGAGAAAAGACTATACATTCAAAAGAACATTCAAAATGAGTGAAGTACTTTATTTTAAATATAGTAATGATGAAGTTAGGAAATTACTTTCTAATTTATTACAAGGATACAATAAACTTTTAAACATGGCCATAGGTAAATATAGGCGTTCTGGTGGTAGAAAAGGAATTTTAGATTTAGAATCAACAGCTACTGGAGATCCTAAATTTCAAGAAAGATTTAATGACCTTATGAATGACAAGTTTAAACAGTACTTTGATGCAGAAAATGCTGTATTATCATTGCATAAAGGATTTAATTATCAAGAGCAAAATGGAGAAGGAAATAAAAAATCTACAAGTGAAATAGTTGATATTTCTACTATAACAAAGGAGGCTTTCGAAAGGGCTGCCCAAGCATTTAAAATTCCACCAGCATTGCTAAGAGGTGACATAGCAGATATAGGTAAGATTACAGAGAATTGTTTAACATTTTGTATAGATCCTTTGGTATGTATTTTGGCTGAGGAAACAAATAGAAAAAGGTATGGTAAATCAGCTTTTTTAAAAGGTTCATATTTAAAAATTGATACAACTTGCATTAAACATATTGACTTATTTAGTATATCTGAGGCTTTCGATAAGCTAATTGCAAGTGGAGGATATAGTATAGATGAATTAAGAATTAAAGCAGGTGATACAGCTTTGAATGAGGATTGGAGTAAAAAACATTGGATGACTAAAAATTATTCAGATATAGAAAATGTGGAGGGAGGCAAAAACGTTGAATAA
- a CDS encoding head maturation protease, ClpP-related, with translation MNKSLYLIKQSTTPNTLDLYIYDYVEGDSYDWRTDEKIESETSANYIQKQLESTKNVSNINIFVNSYGGEVKEGLAIYNQLKRHPAQKTVYVDGFACSIASVIAMAGDKVIMGNNTLMMIHHASMGAWGNAEELRKAANDVEIIDKASCSSYLAKAGDKLNEETLNQLLDNQTWLNAEQCLQYGLCDEIAGKEDDNISKAQQRFNQAIKQQIEGLRQQIEVPKQFNQNKTNAEKLMQLFKKKEGIK, from the coding sequence TTGAATAAATCTTTATATTTAATTAAACAATCTACAACACCTAATACATTAGATTTATACATTTATGATTATGTAGAAGGTGATAGCTATGATTGGCGGACAGATGAAAAAATAGAAAGTGAAACATCTGCAAATTACATTCAAAAACAATTAGAGAGTACTAAGAATGTAAGCAATATAAATATTTTTGTTAACTCATACGGTGGAGAAGTTAAAGAAGGTTTAGCGATTTATAATCAATTAAAAAGGCATCCAGCACAAAAAACAGTATATGTAGATGGTTTTGCATGTTCTATAGCAAGTGTTATAGCTATGGCTGGGGACAAGGTAATTATGGGGAATAATACTTTAATGATGATACATCATGCTTCAATGGGAGCTTGGGGCAATGCTGAAGAACTTAGAAAAGCTGCTAATGATGTTGAAATAATTGATAAAGCTAGTTGCTCCAGTTATCTTGCTAAGGCTGGAGATAAATTAAATGAAGAAACTCTTAATCAGTTATTAGATAATCAGACTTGGCTTAATGCTGAACAATGCTTACAGTATGGATTATGTGATGAAATAGCTGGTAAAGAGGATGATAATATATCAAAAGCTCAGCAAAGATTTAATCAAGCTATAAAGCAACAAATAGAAGGGTTAAGGCAACAAATCGAAGTTCCAAAACAGTTTAATCAAAATAAAACTAATGCAGAAAAATTAATGCAACTATTTAAAAAGAAAGAAGGAATAAAATAA
- a CDS encoding phage major capsid protein: MKSKDLLKQELTQKFATAMQSENQEDMINAFVEFATGVQEEVLQDFREYQQTQDKEILQKRGIHQLTQQETKFYQAWIDAAKDSNPRQAITNLNIALPETVIDNVMVDMKAAHHLLEMIEFQNMTTLTKMLINKKGIQLAKWGKISSAITKELEGAIGKLDLSLNKLTAFMPVAKDMLLVGPQWIDAYVRTVLSEAVAYGLEEGIINGTGVDMPIGMNRDIHEGVSFNTSTGYPKKKATKITDLSPKTFGNLLATLAKDPVDEKKARVIDNLIMIVNPFDYYKKVMPATTIQLQDGNYKNNVLPYPTTIIQSTQISEGEAILGIAKKYAMGIGTGSQDGVVEYSDDYKFLEDERYYIIKLIGNGQALDDNAFLLLDISGLEDMTMNVKVKGTVTTKAQA; encoded by the coding sequence ATGAAATCAAAAGATCTATTAAAACAAGAATTAACACAAAAATTTGCAACAGCTATGCAATCAGAAAACCAAGAAGATATGATAAACGCATTTGTTGAATTTGCTACAGGAGTACAAGAAGAAGTACTTCAAGATTTTAGAGAATATCAACAAACTCAAGATAAAGAAATACTTCAAAAGAGAGGTATTCACCAACTAACTCAACAGGAAACTAAATTTTATCAAGCATGGATAGATGCAGCTAAAGATTCAAACCCTAGACAAGCGATAACAAACCTTAATATAGCACTTCCTGAAACAGTTATAGATAATGTTATGGTTGATATGAAAGCAGCACATCATTTACTAGAAATGATTGAATTTCAAAATATGACGACATTAACAAAAATGCTTATAAATAAAAAGGGTATTCAGCTTGCTAAATGGGGAAAAATCTCAAGTGCTATTACAAAAGAATTAGAAGGAGCAATAGGAAAACTTGATTTAAGCCTTAACAAGTTAACTGCATTTATGCCAGTTGCTAAAGATATGCTTTTAGTAGGTCCTCAATGGATTGATGCTTATGTGAGAACTGTTCTTTCAGAAGCAGTTGCCTATGGACTTGAAGAAGGAATTATAAATGGTACAGGTGTTGATATGCCTATAGGAATGAATAGAGATATTCACGAAGGTGTAAGTTTCAATACGTCTACAGGCTATCCAAAGAAAAAAGCAACGAAGATAACTGATTTATCACCAAAGACTTTTGGCAATTTATTAGCAACCTTAGCTAAAGATCCAGTGGATGAAAAAAAGGCAAGGGTTATTGATAATCTTATAATGATTGTTAATCCTTTTGATTACTATAAAAAAGTTATGCCTGCTACTACTATTCAATTACAAGATGGAAATTATAAAAACAATGTATTACCTTATCCTACTACAATAATTCAATCAACTCAGATTTCAGAGGGAGAAGCTATTCTTGGAATTGCTAAAAAATACGCAATGGGAATAGGTACAGGCTCACAAGATGGTGTGGTTGAGTATTCAGATGACTATAAGTTTTTAGAGGATGAAAGATATTACATCATCAAGCTCATAGGAAATGGTCAGGCATTAGATGATAATGCTTTCTTATTATTAGATATTAGTGGTTTAGAAGATATGACAATGAATGTAAAAGTTAAAGGAACTGTAACAACAAAGGCTCAAGCTTAA
- a CDS encoding HK97 gp10 family phage protein, protein MDINDLAAEITEELGKYSREVTDGVKKAVDTTAKEVNEEIKSHITFKKHTGEYVKAFRIKTSYEDKYNKRKTWYVANGQHRLTHLLEKGHALRNGGRAEAFEHIKYGEELAKRRMEELVREAIENDGY, encoded by the coding sequence ATGGATATTAATGATTTAGCTGCTGAGATAACTGAAGAATTAGGAAAGTATTCCCGCGAGGTTACAGATGGTGTAAAAAAAGCAGTAGACACAACAGCGAAAGAAGTAAACGAAGAAATTAAAAGCCATATAACATTTAAAAAGCATACAGGTGAATACGTAAAAGCTTTTAGGATCAAAACGTCTTATGAAGACAAATATAACAAAAGAAAAACGTGGTATGTTGCAAATGGACAACATAGACTTACACATCTTCTTGAAAAAGGACATGCATTAAGAAATGGTGGAAGAGCAGAAGCCTTTGAGCATATCAAATATGGGGAAGAACTCGCGAAAAGACGTATGGAAGAACTAGTAAGGGAGGCGATAGAAAATGATGGATATTAA